CTGGAGCACCATCCCAACCATATGCAGCTGGATCTCAGCCTGGAGCACCATCCCAACCATATGCAGCTGGATCTCAGCCTGGAGCACCATCCCAACCATATGCAGCTGGAGCCCCAACACACCCATATCCATCTGGACCTCAGCCTGGAGCACCAAGTGCACCTTCAGGTCCTGCTGGGCCTTATCCAGGGGCTGCACCCGGTCAACAGCCTTCTGCACCAAATGCCCCACAACCTGCTGGACCTACTGGACCCTATCCAGGAGCCCCTGCAGGACAACAACCAAATCCACCAAATGCCCCATACTCTTCTGGACCCTACCCAGGAGCGCCCACTGGGCCACAAGGAGCTCCAACTGGGCCCTATCCTAATGCACCTGGGCAATATCCTTCAGCTCAGTATCCTTCTGGGCCTGCTGGAATGCCAGGACCCTATTCCAACCCTTCTGGGGCATCAAGTCAACCATATCCAAGTGCACCAGGTCAAGGCCCCTCACCAGGTGGATCTTATCCTGCTCCTTATGGTCAGTCAGGTCCTGCAGGAGCTGGCCAGGGCGGGCCTTGGGATTCTAATCCATGGGGATCTCAGAGTGGCCAGTATCCATCAAACCCAAATATGCCATACCCAGCCTCCAGTCCATTTCCAAATCCTGGAGCTGCATCATCCATACCATGGGGTGCTGTGCCTCCAGGTCAGTGGGGGCCATCTGCTCCATTTCCTGGAGCTGGTGGATCCTACCCTAAACCAGGCTCATATCCATGAAGCTGTCTGTTCCAGTGGCTGACCCCAGAACCCACCCTAGTGAGTATAGTGTTCGTGGGACATTgtgttttatattgttttatgcTGAAATATGGAGACTAGGTTTTTCCATGATTGTATTCTAGATAAAGCTCAGACCCTGCGCTAATGTTGTCAGAATGTTTTGGGACACCACTGTAACGTCCAATTCTCAAATAATTTTGGCATTTTCTAGTAGAAATTATGGAGGGATGGCATACAGAAATGGACATGttggagctgacagatcctctatactactacaccacacaggagagctgacagatcctctatactacaccacacagcagagctgaaagatcctctatactacaccacacaggagagctgacagatcctctatactacaccacacaggagagctgacagatcctctatactactacaccgcacagcagagctgacagatcctctatactactacaccgcacaggagagctgacagatcctctatactacaccacacaggagagccgacagatcctctatactacaccgcacaggagagccgacagatcctctatactacaccacacaggagagctgacagatcctctatactacaccgcacaggagagctgacagatcctctatactactacaccgcacagcagagccgacagatcctctatactacaccgcacaggagagctgacagatcctctatactacaccgcacaggagagctgacagatcctctatactacaccgcacaggagagccgacagatcctctatactactacaccacacaggagagccgacagatcctctatactacaccgcacaggagagccgacagatcctctatactacaccacacaggagagctgacagatcctctatactacaccacacaggagagctgacagatcctctatactactacaccgcacaggagagccgacagatcctctatactacaccgcacaggagagctgacagatcctctatactactacaccacacaggagagccgacagatcctctatactacaccgcacaggagagccgacagatcctctatactacaccacacaggagagctgacagatcctctatactacaccacacaggagagctgacagatcctctatactacaccgcacaggagagctgacagatcctctatactataccgcacagcagagctgacagatcctctatactacaccacacaggagagctgacagatcctctatactacaccacacagcagagccgacagatcctctatactacaccgcacaggagagccgacagatcctctatactacaccgcacagcagagctgacagatcctctataccagtgtttcccaaccagtgtgcctccagctgttgcaaaactacaactcccagcatgcctgcacagccaaaggctgtccgggcatgctgggagttgtagttttacaacagctggaggcacactggttgggaaacacagctctcctgtgtggtgtagtatagagcagacagatcctctatactacaccacacaggagaggtaacagatcctttatactacaccacacagcagagccgacagatcctctatactacaccgcacaggagagccgacagatcctctatactacaccacacaggagaactgacagatcctctatactacaccgcacagcagagctgacagatcctctatactacaccacacagcagagccgacagatcctctatactacaccgcacaggagagccgacagatcctctatattacaccgcacaggagagctgacagatcctctatactacaccgcacagcagagctgacagatcctctatactacaccgcacaggagagctgacagatcctctatactacaccacacaggagagccgacagatcctctatactacaccgcacaggagagccgacagatcctctatactacaccgcacaggagagctgacagatcctctatactacaccgcacaggagagctgacagatcctctatactacaccgcacagcagagctgacagatcctctatactacaccacacaggagagctgacagatcctctatactacaccacacagcagagccgacagatcctctatattacaccgcacaggagagctgacagatcctctatactacaccgcacagcagagctgacagatcctctatactacaccacacaggagaactgacagatcctctatactacaccacacaggagaactgacggatcctctatactacaccgcacagcagagctgacggatcctctatactacaccgcacagcagagctgacggatcctctatactacaccacacaggagagccgacagatcctctatactacaccgcacaggagagccgacagatcctctatactacaccgcacaggagagccgacagatcctctatactacaccgcacaggagagccgacagatcctctatactacaccgcacaggagagccgacagatcctctatactacaccgcacaggagagccgacagatcctctatactacaccgcacagcagagctgacagatcctctataccagtgtttcccaaccagtgtgcctccagctgttgcaaaactacaactcccagcatgcctgcacagccaaaggctgtccgggcatgctgggagttgtagttttacaacagctggaggcacactggttgggaaacacagctctcctgtgtggtgtagtatagagcagacagatcctctgtactacaccacacaggagaggtaacagatcctttatactacaccacacagcagagccgacagatcctctatactacaccacacagcagagctgacagatcctctatactacaccacacagcagagctgacagatcctctatactacaccgcacagcagagctgacagatcctctatactacaccacacagcagagctgacagatcctctatactacaccacacagcagagctgacagatcctctatactacaccgcacaggagagctgacagatcctctatactacaccgcacaggagagctgacagatcctctatactacaccacacagcagagctgacagatcctctatactacaccacacagcagagctgacagatcctctatactacaccgcacagcagagctgacagatcctctatactacaccacacagcagagctgacagatcctctatactacaccgcacagcagagctgacagatcctctatactacaccgcacaatCCCTCATTGCCACCTGaatatttctgctgcaaaatctgcCTGTTACATGTGAAGTTTTCATTGACTGTGCTGTGAATTTCACTCTGTTCTTTGCTAAAAATCCACAGTGGAAATCTGCTGCGTAACTTGACGTTCagcaaattttattttatgttcccTTTAGTGCAAGGGTGACATTTCGCTAAATGCTGCTACTGTGTACGCAGCGGATGTTATGTTTGCCATTTCTTGGCGGAAAATCAGTGTATATGCCCTGTGTGAATAGAGCCATATAGATAAACGAATGACTGCTCCACTCTTTAAAACCTGAGAATTGACTTGTATACTGCCTATATGTAATATATGTGGGGGGGTCACATACTTCTTGTTGCATaaacctgtcttttttttttttccccctcttcttaGATTTCCCAGAATTAAAAAGAAAAGCTCCAAAGCCCCTCATGAACCCAGGCCATCGTACGACCTACACCAGAACTGATCAGCCGATAGAAATCTGGAGGATGTCTTCTATACGCGGGTGACGCGGCCGCTCCTCCGGATTCATTATACGGACAATGTTTCGCTTTTTCTACCGATACAAGGAAATATATTTACACGCAGGTTATGTGGAAGCCtctttttgtaatttttgtaTACTTTGTTCTTCTTTTGCCTCACAAGCAATATTCTTACCAGGGGAATGTCACCTAAATTCTGTAAAGTATaacatggtggggggggggttcaaaAAAACGATGCAAGATGCCTTGGGTGCTGCTCGAAATGAGCCCTTTCTGTTATGTCTATTTTGGACAAACTCTTTTCCTTAGGGAGCATGCACACAAATGTCTGTTcactggatccgcaaaaaaacggaaatgactccgtgtgcattctgtttccttaTGTCCGCACCGCCAAAAAAGATTATATTATAGAAtatgcagacaaggataggcattattacaacggatgcaatacggatgtcacatggacgtcatccgtatctttttgcggatctgtgttttgccgaccacaaaatacatactgtgGTGTGTATGAGCCCCCCTAAGTATAAGAAGATTtcatggtgtcctgcgccaccacaggggaaataaagcactaCGCAGCGCCCATTGCAATGAATTAACAATTGCGTATCtattagatggggggggggggtcatcccCAGTAATATAGAATACCGTAATATGGTATTTGAGCGTAGGGTGTTCCAATGCTCCCCCTGATGGCAGATTTCAGGGGAAAGAAGGATTGGGCTGCTGAACTGCAGCATGCCCAATCGTTTTGTGAGCAAGGGAGATAATTTGCTGCcagaggattctggcagcagCTCATAACCTTTCCCTTAAGGCTTGTTCACGCAAACGTAtgggttccgcaatttgtggtccccaatgcacggagaacGTTCGTGAAGGctccgggacggatccagacccattccgcaaaaagatagagcaagttctatctttttgcggaatgaaagtacggaaccccatggaagcactccgtagtgcttccgtagcgtTCCGTACCTCTtgatttgcggtcccattgaagtgaatgggttccgcATCCGTAATTGACACTGACAGTGTccttgtattgcggatctgcatatgcggtccgcaatatggaaatggaacacatacattcgtgtgaacaagcccttaatgagaagacatgcatgctcggctgaggAAGGGGGGCGCCAGCTTTCTGATGTGTATGGCCGGCCTAAAATTCAAATTCTTCATCTATTAGCAATAAATTGGAAATGCAGCAAATCAATGTAGGATCATCCCTTCACTTACAGCTGCAGATGACTAAAATGTAAAGTAGACGCTACAGGTGATATCTGGGGCAGGGGTACGAAGCATCCAAAAAAAATGGGTGCTAAGGAAAATGGGGGGATGGGAGTTTCATAGTATTGGACAAAACAAATTTTGCTTGAGTATTTTTCAGTGGTGCCAACTATTTCCCTTCCCTCTATAGGAATTACAGGGGTTGATTTATAGCGCCGCTCATTTCAATGAGTTGTATCTAGTATTgtagcattcacttgaatgggctgcaataccaggtaCGGCCACAAGAGGCgctatttctttttttgttaatttCGGATGGCTCCTTTAACACATGTACGGTTGTGATGCCTGGTACTCTCCCCACGCccatataaagatatatatatttttttttttttcctacaataTTTTACCTAAGATCTTCTGTGGGTTGCTGGCAGGATCACTTCTATCACAAATAAGTATttattgtgtggttgtcagaggTTTGCACGTTGTATTATACTAACCAGGGTGATTTATTGCTTaatattctttatatatttctgaatttattatatttttttctttctttttttgggaaTAGTTGTAGAAGATTTCAGCATTTATGGCGTTTGCACTGATTTTTGTAATAGAAATTCAATAAAGATGAGGATATCAGtgaattttaatatatataataaaggtaTAAGAATCTGGCATGAAATTCCGGTCCTGTGATCATTTCTAGGGAGCGAAGTGGAATTAAAGGGGCCCTCCAGGACCTGTCTGCAGGATCGACCCCAATAAACCACTGTCTGGTAGCGTGGGTCCATTTGATTTAAAACGTtatctgtcttgtgaaaattgggtGCGGCGTTACCGAGGGAAAgaaattatttatattatttttgcaaATGAGgacttcagtgcaccgaggggtgTGACCGCCGCAGGAAAGGCCCTGCCCCTCAGTGCACCGAGGGGTGTGACCGCCGCAGGAAAGGCCCTGCCCCTCAGTGCACCGAGGGGTGTGACCGCCGCAGAAAATGGCTctgcccctcagtgcactgaggggtgtgACCGCCGCAGAAAAAGGCCctgcccctcagtgcactgaggggtgtgACCGCCGCAGAAAAAGGCCctgcccctcagtgcactgaggggtgtgACCGCCGCAGAAAAAGGCCCTGCCCCTCAGTGCACCGAGGGGTGTGACCGCCGCATGAAAGGCCCTGCCCCTCAGTGCACCGAGGGGTGTGACCGCCACAGAAAAGGCCCTGCccttcagtgcaccgaggggtgTGACCGCCGCAGGAAAGGCCCTGCCCTTCAGTGCACCGAGCGGTGTGACCGCCGCAGGAAAGGCCCTGCCCTTCAGTGCACCGAGCGGTGTGACCGCCGCAGGAAAGGCCCTGCCCCTCAGTGCACCGAGGGGTGTGACCACCGCAGGAAAGGCCCTGCccttcagtgcaccgaggggtgTGACCGCCGCAGGAAaggccctgccccccccccagtgcacCGAGGGGTGTGAACAGCACAGGAAAGGCCCTGCCCCTCAGTGCACCGAAGCCCCTATTTGCATAAAGAGTAAAAGTCTTGTATTCTCGGGGACACTGCAACCGATTTTTCACAAGacgggtatcattttaatcagcaggatcaaccctaccacgCAGCATGCCTGGTTAAACAATGCTCATCCTGCCGACAGGTTCTCTTTTAATAGTGTTGTCTgagtttggcaaaaaaaatataatataagaaGCTCCGGTCCACCCCTGCGGTCTCTGTTTACTTGCCTTgtcttctgctgcagccaatgactggcatcAGAGGTGaagtgctgcttgtggccacatcaccactaaagccagtcattggctgcagaggagcatgtgaccatgcccatagaAAACGGGCCAGGGACCGGAACGTAAGCACAGCGGAGGCAGCATGCAGGACTGGAACAGCAGGTAAGTATTAATCTTCTATTTACGAAGGCAGGCTGTGGGTCCTTGGTAAA
This portion of the Bufo gargarizans isolate SCDJY-AF-19 chromosome 1, ASM1485885v1, whole genome shotgun sequence genome encodes:
- the LOC122924948 gene encoding uncharacterized protein LOC122924948, whose amino-acid sequence is MVSNQVAGLHQTLGAQIQVLLLPLVSHHMDKAKQEDHILVVDLEHHLNHIHPDLSHKLQHSHIHLELQHTHIHPDLSHKLQHTHIQLELQHTHIHPDLSHKLQHTHIQLDLSLEHHPNHMQLDLSLEHHPNHMQLDLSLEHHPNHMQLDLSLEHHPNHMQLDLSLEHHPNHMQLEPQHTHIHLDLSLEHQVHLQVLLGLIQGLHPVNSLLHQMPHNLLDLLDPIQEPLQDNNQIHQMPHTLLDPTQERPLGHKELQLGPILMHLGNILQLSILLGLLECQDPIPTLLGHQVNHIQVHQVKAPHQVDLILLLMVSQVLQELARAGLGILIHGDLRVASIHQTQICHTQPPVHFQILELHHPYHGVLCLQVSGGHLLHFLELVDPTLNQAHIHEAVCSSG